In Fundulus heteroclitus isolate FHET01 chromosome 18, MU-UCD_Fhet_4.1, whole genome shotgun sequence, a single genomic region encodes these proteins:
- the LOC118566812 gene encoding apolipoprotein A-I-like encodes MMKFVALALLLAVGSQAASLQADAPSQLDHIRSVVDLYLTQAKDGAIKALDQLDDTPYQEMKANLAQRLQDMHSNIKAMQAQVSPMTDSFVSTVADATAELRATLTADIDALRADLEPKREKLREVLEKHMEEYRTHLEPVVKEHYARHNAEMEALRAKLEPVMEELRQKVATNVEETKAALMPIVESVRAKLTERLETLRAAAAPHVEEYKQQMMQLYNQAQGVNAEELTALKEKLAPLAEDIRAKLAAMVGVITETFNKN; translated from the exons ATGATGAAATTCGTGGCTCTCGCTCTTCTCCTGGCAGTCG GCTCCCAGGCCGCTTCCCTGCAGGCTGATGCCCCCTCCCAGCTGGACCACATCAGGTCCGTTGTGGATCTCTACCTGACGCAGGCAAAGGACGGTGCCATCAAAGCTCTGGACCAGCTCGATGACACTCCATACCAggaaatgaa GGCTAACCTGGCTCAGCGCCTGCAGGACATGCACAGCAACATCAAGGCGATGCAGGCCCAGGTCTCCCCCATGACCGACAGCTTCGTCTCCACCGTCGCCGACGCCACCGCCGAACTCCGCGCCACCCTCACGGCCGACATCGACGCTCTGAGAGCCGACCTGGAGCCCAAGCGCGAGAAGCTGAGGGAGGTGCTGGAGAAGCACATGGAGGAGTACCGCACCCACCTGGAGCCGGTGGTCAAGGAGCACTACGCCAGGCACAACGCCGAGATGGAGGCTCTGAGGGCCAAGCTGGAGCCCGTCATGGAGGAGCTGCGCCAGAAGGTCGCCACCAACGTGGAGGAGACCAAAGCGGCCCTCATGCCCATCGTGGAGTCCGTGCGCGCCAAGCTCACCGAGCGCCTGGAGACCCTGAGGGCGGCGGCGGCCCCTCACGTGGAGGAGTACAAACAGCAGATGATGCAGCTCTACAACCAGGCGCAGGGCGTCAACGCCGAGGAGCTCACCGCCCTGAAGGAGAAGCTGGCTCCGCTGGCAGAGGACATTAGGGCCAAGCTCGCCGCCATGGTCGGCGTCATCACCGAAACCTTcaacaaaaactaa